One region of Pseudoalteromonas galatheae genomic DNA includes:
- the dxs gene encoding 1-deoxy-D-xylulose-5-phosphate synthase: protein MKLDSSKYPLLALIDEPSQLRQLPQHKLTAFSDELREYLLNSVSQSSGHFASGLGTVELTVALHYVYNTPSDRLVWDVGHQAYPHKLLTGRRDKMHTIRQKDGLHPFPYREESEYDTFSVGHSSTSISAALGMAIAAEKEGVGRKTVAVIGDGAMTAGMAFEAMNHAGDINPDMLVILNDNEMSISENVGALTNHFAKILSGSFYTNIREGSKKLLSGVPPVKELAGRMEEHLKGMIIPGTFFEELGFNYIGPIDGHNVDTLVDTLRNMRNLKGPQLLHVKTQKGKGYKPAEADPIGYHAVPKFDPSVHSLPKSKPSAPTFSKVFGDWLCDMAAQDNKLMAITPAMREGSGMVRFSKEYPTQYFDVAIAEQHAVTLAAGFACEDLNPVVAIYSSFLQRAYDQLIHDVALQNLPVLFAIDRAGVVGADGETHQGAYDLSFLRCIPNMVIMAPSDLNECRQMLYTGHRLDRPAAVRYPRGSAGSADISTDMAELEIGKGKIVREGEKLAILSFGTLLENAQTVADELNATLVDMRFVKPLDTALLEELVVTHERFVTLEDNAIAGGAGSAVCEYLSTQGHVKPIKLLGLPDEFIKHGSQAEIHAELGLSSEGISQQIKAWLK, encoded by the coding sequence ATGAAACTTGATAGTAGCAAGTATCCATTACTCGCGTTAATTGACGAGCCAAGTCAACTCCGTCAATTACCCCAGCACAAGTTAACCGCCTTCAGTGATGAGCTTCGCGAGTATTTGCTGAACTCAGTCTCTCAAAGTAGCGGTCATTTTGCCTCCGGCTTAGGTACTGTAGAACTTACCGTGGCTTTGCATTATGTGTATAACACACCAAGCGATAGACTCGTTTGGGATGTTGGTCATCAAGCCTACCCGCACAAGTTACTGACAGGTAGAAGAGATAAAATGCATACTATCCGTCAAAAGGATGGCTTGCACCCTTTCCCTTACAGAGAAGAAAGCGAATACGATACGTTTAGCGTTGGCCATTCAAGTACATCGATATCAGCAGCACTTGGTATGGCTATCGCAGCCGAAAAAGAGGGAGTTGGACGTAAAACCGTCGCTGTTATTGGTGATGGTGCGATGACCGCAGGTATGGCGTTTGAAGCAATGAATCACGCAGGCGACATCAATCCAGATATGCTGGTTATCCTAAACGACAACGAAATGTCTATTTCGGAAAACGTTGGTGCACTCACCAACCATTTCGCCAAGATCCTTTCCGGCAGCTTTTACACCAACATTCGAGAAGGCAGCAAAAAATTGCTGTCTGGCGTGCCTCCGGTCAAGGAGCTTGCAGGCCGTATGGAAGAGCATTTAAAGGGGATGATAATTCCGGGCACTTTCTTTGAGGAATTAGGTTTTAATTACATTGGACCAATTGACGGGCATAACGTAGATACCTTGGTTGATACACTGCGCAATATGCGAAATCTGAAAGGCCCTCAACTATTACATGTTAAAACCCAAAAAGGAAAAGGCTATAAACCAGCAGAAGCAGATCCTATTGGTTATCATGCAGTGCCTAAGTTCGATCCAAGCGTGCACAGCTTACCCAAATCAAAACCCAGCGCACCGACCTTTTCAAAGGTGTTTGGAGATTGGCTTTGTGATATGGCAGCGCAAGATAATAAGTTGATGGCAATCACACCAGCAATGCGTGAAGGCTCAGGTATGGTGCGCTTTTCAAAAGAGTACCCTACTCAGTATTTCGACGTTGCCATTGCTGAACAACATGCTGTAACACTGGCCGCGGGTTTTGCATGTGAAGACCTCAACCCAGTGGTTGCAATCTACTCTAGTTTCTTACAACGCGCATACGACCAACTCATTCATGATGTCGCGCTACAAAACCTACCGGTGTTGTTTGCTATTGACCGTGCAGGTGTCGTTGGTGCGGATGGTGAAACACACCAAGGCGCATATGACTTAAGTTTCTTGCGCTGTATCCCTAATATGGTGATCATGGCACCAAGCGATCTCAATGAGTGTCGTCAAATGCTCTACACAGGTCATCGCCTAGATAGGCCAGCAGCGGTAAGATACCCTAGAGGCAGTGCTGGAAGCGCAGACATTAGTACAGACATGGCTGAGTTAGAAATTGGCAAAGGAAAAATTGTAAGAGAGGGTGAAAAGCTTGCAATTTTAAGCTTTGGTACATTGCTTGAAAATGCTCAAACCGTTGCCGACGAGCTAAATGCGACACTTGTGGATATGCGCTTTGTAAAACCTTTAGACACGGCTCTTCTCGAAGAGCTAGTGGTAACTCATGAGCGCTTCGTTACACTTGAAGACAATGCCATTGCAGGTGGTGCAGGCTCTGCTGTGTGTGAGTATTTATCGACTCAAGGGCACGTTAAGCCGATTAAATTACTAGGTTTGCCTGATGAATTTATTAAACACGGCTCACAAGCTGAGATCCACGCAGAGCTTGGTTTAAGTAGTGAAGGAATAAGCCAACAAATTAAAGCTTGGCTTAAATAA
- the ispA gene encoding (2E,6E)-farnesyl diphosphate synthase, translating to MSAKLKEKLQHAKTRVENTVLHYFDNALDTEENIKAATRYSIENGGKRLRPFLVYCTGELFGAAPEDLDKAAAAIECVHSYSLVHDDLPAMDDDELRRGRPTCHIQFDEATAILAGDALQTLAFELLSDQQFTVSHHAQIKMISALAKASGLAGMVGGQALDIAATDRSITITELERIHKLKTGALLSCAVELGILCGNPEQVTKQAREAMHIYGRAIGLAFQVRDDILDVEGDTSVLGKPQGSDLEHNKSTYPALLGLAQAKEKAEQLIDEALDALKVIDGNTEILADLAKYIIDREY from the coding sequence ATGTCAGCAAAATTAAAAGAAAAACTGCAGCATGCTAAAACCCGTGTAGAGAACACCGTTTTACACTATTTTGATAATGCGCTTGATACCGAAGAAAATATAAAAGCAGCTACCCGTTATAGCATCGAAAACGGTGGCAAACGTCTGCGACCATTTTTGGTATATTGCACTGGTGAATTATTTGGTGCTGCTCCAGAAGACTTAGACAAGGCCGCCGCCGCAATAGAGTGTGTGCATAGCTATTCTTTGGTGCACGATGATTTACCGGCTATGGATGATGATGAGCTTAGGCGCGGCCGCCCAACTTGTCACATTCAATTTGACGAGGCGACCGCTATTTTGGCTGGTGACGCTCTGCAAACGCTGGCTTTTGAACTATTAAGTGATCAGCAATTCACAGTGAGCCATCATGCACAAATCAAAATGATTTCCGCACTAGCCAAAGCATCAGGTCTAGCGGGGATGGTTGGAGGTCAAGCGCTGGATATTGCAGCCACAGATCGGTCTATTACAATTACTGAACTTGAGCGTATTCATAAGCTAAAAACTGGTGCTCTCTTAAGTTGCGCAGTAGAGTTGGGGATTTTGTGCGGTAACCCTGAACAAGTTACCAAGCAAGCGCGTGAAGCAATGCATATATACGGGCGTGCAATCGGCCTTGCATTCCAAGTCAGAGATGACATCCTAGATGTAGAAGGCGATACTTCTGTGCTTGGCAAACCACAAGGTTCTGACTTGGAACACAACAAGTCTACCTATCCAGCGCTCCTTGGTCTCGCACAAGCAAAAGAGAAAGCGGAACAATTGATTGATGAAGCACTAGATGCACTCAAAGTTATCGATGGCAACACGGAAATACTTGCAGATTTAGCAAAATACATCATAGATCGAGAATATTAA
- the xseB gene encoding exodeoxyribonuclease VII small subunit has protein sequence MAVKKPDNLSFEEAMQELEQIVADMENGSLPLDQALKQFERGIKLAKASNQKLQQAEQQVAILMGEGEQAQLQPFDNEA, from the coding sequence ATGGCAGTAAAAAAACCAGATAACTTGAGCTTTGAAGAAGCTATGCAAGAACTGGAGCAAATCGTTGCGGACATGGAAAATGGTAGCTTGCCTTTAGATCAAGCACTTAAACAATTTGAGCGCGGGATTAAGCTTGCAAAAGCATCAAATCAAAAACTTCAGCAAGCTGAGCAGCAGGTCGCTATTTTAATGGGCGAAGGTGAGCAAGCACAATTACAGCCATTTGATAACGAAGCCTAA
- the pomA gene encoding flagellar motor protein PomA: protein MDLATVIGILGAIGLIVMSMVLSSDGQIAMFYNTPSVVIVFGGSIFIVLSNFTLGQFFGIGKVAGKAFMFKIETPEELIEKAVELADSARKGGFLALEEAEIPNQFMRKGVDMLVDGHDADVVRATLQKDIALTSSRHELGAGLFKSLADIAPAMGMIGTLIGLVAMLSNMDDPKAIGPAMAVALLTTLYGAFLANVVAIPIQVKLELRKDEEERNQRLILDAILGIQDGQNPKVIEGILKNYLPESKRGAEAEE from the coding sequence GTGGATTTAGCAACGGTAATAGGGATCCTGGGTGCCATAGGTTTGATTGTAATGTCAATGGTATTGAGTAGTGATGGCCAGATCGCTATGTTCTATAACACGCCTTCCGTCGTTATCGTATTTGGTGGTTCAATTTTTATCGTGTTGTCCAATTTTACGCTTGGGCAGTTTTTCGGTATTGGTAAGGTGGCCGGGAAGGCCTTCATGTTTAAGATTGAAACCCCTGAAGAGCTGATTGAAAAAGCAGTTGAGCTAGCAGATTCTGCGCGTAAAGGTGGTTTTTTAGCGTTAGAAGAAGCTGAAATCCCCAACCAATTTATGCGTAAAGGCGTCGATATGCTAGTCGATGGTCATGATGCTGATGTTGTGCGTGCTACATTGCAAAAAGATATTGCCTTGACGTCTTCAAGGCATGAATTAGGCGCAGGTTTATTCAAGTCCCTAGCGGATATTGCGCCTGCGATGGGGATGATTGGGACACTTATCGGCCTAGTGGCGATGTTGTCTAACATGGATGATCCAAAAGCAATTGGACCTGCTATGGCCGTTGCGCTTTTAACAACTTTGTATGGTGCGTTTTTAGCTAACGTGGTTGCGATCCCTATTCAGGTAAAACTTGAACTCCGTAAAGATGAAGAAGAACGAAATCAGCGACTTATCTTGGATGCTATATTAGGTATACAAGATGGCCAAAACCCGAAGGTCATTGAAGGTATCTTGAAGAACTATTTGCCTGAGTCTAAACGTGGTGCTGAGGCTGAGGAATAA
- a CDS encoding flagellar motor protein MotB, with product MSDENECKCPPPGLPAWMGTFADLMSLLMCFFVLLLAFSEMDVLKFKQIAGSMKFAFGVQNKIEVKDIPKGTSVIAMEFTPGKPEPTPIETIQQQTVEMTQQMLEFQAGDESSAGGRQEQRGNKRGGESASTAQEMASTQAIASADQEQVNELVKKIAQQLEKQIMDGAIELESLGQQIIIRIQENGSFPAGSAFLQPKFEPVVEEIAELLKDVPGEITVSGHTDDFRVTNELYSNNWDLSATRAVAVATVMERVRGFDKNRMVVVGHADTRPLVPNESNADRRRNRRVEISILQGKAKESDPIEVRQN from the coding sequence ATGTCAGATGAGAACGAATGTAAATGTCCCCCTCCAGGTCTTCCGGCTTGGATGGGAACCTTTGCCGATCTGATGTCATTGTTAATGTGCTTCTTCGTACTACTGTTGGCTTTTTCTGAAATGGATGTGCTGAAGTTTAAGCAAATCGCCGGTTCGATGAAGTTTGCTTTTGGCGTACAAAATAAAATTGAAGTAAAGGATATCCCAAAAGGTACCAGCGTTATCGCGATGGAGTTTACTCCAGGAAAGCCAGAGCCGACACCGATTGAAACTATTCAACAGCAAACGGTAGAGATGACGCAGCAGATGCTCGAGTTTCAGGCTGGTGATGAATCTTCTGCGGGTGGTCGGCAAGAACAGCGTGGCAACAAGCGTGGTGGTGAATCAGCCAGTACTGCGCAGGAAATGGCGTCAACGCAAGCAATTGCATCAGCGGATCAAGAACAAGTTAATGAACTTGTGAAAAAGATTGCGCAGCAGCTAGAAAAGCAAATTATGGATGGTGCAATTGAGCTTGAATCGCTAGGGCAACAAATCATTATACGCATTCAGGAGAATGGCTCTTTCCCAGCAGGTAGTGCATTTTTGCAGCCTAAATTTGAGCCTGTGGTTGAAGAAATTGCAGAGTTACTAAAAGATGTTCCTGGTGAAATCACTGTGTCGGGTCACACCGACGATTTTAGAGTGACGAACGAGCTTTATTCGAATAACTGGGACTTATCGGCAACTCGAGCTGTGGCCGTCGCAACTGTGATGGAGCGAGTTCGTGGTTTTGATAAGAACAGAATGGTCGTGGTTGGACACGCAGATACCAGACCGCTTGTTCCCAATGAGAGCAACGCTGATAGACGGCGTAATAGGCGCGTTGAAATCTCTATCTTACAGGGTAAAGCGAAAGAGTCAGACCCTATTGAAGTGAGGCAAAATTAA
- a CDS encoding aromatic amino acid transport family protein: protein MLKNKTLGSMLIVAGTTIGAGMLALPIASAGLGFSTAIALLAITWLLMTYTALLMLEVHQYADQDATLNTLAKNLLGKTGQYVANFSMVFLFYALCAAYIAGGGAQLQTKLVGMLGDGITPQLGSVLLAVIIATIVTLGTSTVDKLNQLLFTIKVIVLASLFFILTPYVHGQHLIDMPVEQGLVIAAIPVIFTSFGFHGSIPSIVKYVGVDIRQLRKVMMFGAALPLIIYVFWQLLSQGVMGQESLMASEGLPGFVTSISSIAHNDNVQLFVTIFADLALATSFLGVSLGLFDFFADTFKKQDTKKDRIKTAFITFLPPLGFALFYPKGFIMALGYAAIALVVLAVFLPVAMVWKQRKARGNDGYQVKGGTLGLGLAAAFGVMIIASQLMQMAGLIPSLG, encoded by the coding sequence GTGCTTAAGAATAAAACTTTGGGCAGCATGCTGATTGTAGCAGGTACTACAATTGGCGCAGGTATGCTCGCCCTCCCTATTGCATCAGCAGGACTTGGCTTTTCTACCGCTATCGCATTATTAGCAATCACATGGTTATTAATGACCTATACTGCATTGCTTATGCTGGAAGTACATCAATACGCAGATCAAGACGCAACATTAAATACACTAGCAAAAAACTTACTTGGTAAAACGGGGCAGTATGTCGCTAACTTTTCAATGGTCTTTTTGTTCTATGCCTTATGTGCGGCTTATATCGCAGGTGGCGGCGCACAGCTTCAAACCAAACTTGTCGGCATGTTAGGTGATGGCATAACCCCTCAACTGGGCTCTGTACTGCTTGCTGTTATCATAGCGACCATAGTGACATTAGGCACAAGTACAGTTGATAAGCTCAATCAGTTATTATTTACTATTAAAGTTATTGTGCTCGCGAGTTTGTTCTTTATTTTAACACCTTATGTTCACGGCCAACACCTCATCGATATGCCGGTAGAACAAGGGCTGGTAATTGCAGCAATTCCGGTCATTTTTACTTCCTTTGGTTTTCATGGCTCAATCCCATCAATCGTTAAGTATGTGGGTGTAGATATCCGCCAACTACGTAAAGTAATGATGTTTGGTGCTGCCCTCCCGCTTATCATCTATGTGTTCTGGCAGTTGCTCAGCCAAGGTGTTATGGGTCAAGAGAGCCTAATGGCAAGTGAGGGACTGCCGGGTTTTGTCACTAGTATTTCGTCTATCGCACACAACGACAACGTACAGTTATTTGTGACTATATTTGCAGATCTTGCTCTCGCGACTTCGTTCTTGGGTGTAAGCCTTGGTTTATTCGACTTTTTTGCTGATACCTTTAAAAAGCAAGACACCAAGAAAGACCGTATAAAAACGGCGTTCATTACCTTTTTACCACCGCTAGGGTTTGCCCTTTTTTATCCCAAAGGTTTTATCATGGCACTGGGATACGCAGCGATTGCATTGGTGGTATTGGCGGTGTTTCTGCCAGTTGCTATGGTTTGGAAACAGAGAAAAGCTAGAGGCAATGATGGATATCAGGTTAAAGGTGGTACGCTTGGGCTAGGGCTTGCAGCCGCTTTCGGTGTAATGATCATTGCTTCCCAGCTGATGCAAATGGCTGGCCTTATTCCTAGTTTAGGGTAA
- the lipA gene encoding lipoyl synthase: protein MSKPVKMEPGVKLRDAEKMALIPVKVMPTEREEMLRKPEWLKIRLPKSSERIDGIKQAMRKHGLHSVCEEASCPNLSECFNHGTATFMILGAICTRRCPFCDVAHGRPLKPDAQEPEKLALTIKDMKLSYVVITSVDRDDLRDGGAQHFADCIREIRKHNPGITIEILVPDFRGRMDRALEILSETPPDVFNHNLETAPRLYKLARPGADYKWSLELLRRFKEMHPEVRTKSGLMVGLGEEISEIEEVLRDLREHNVDMLTVGQYLQPSKHHLPVKRYVPPVEFDGLKEYADEIGFSHAACGPFVRSSYHADQQAAGKEVK, encoded by the coding sequence ATGAGTAAACCAGTCAAAATGGAGCCAGGGGTAAAGCTCCGCGATGCAGAAAAAATGGCATTGATCCCAGTTAAAGTCATGCCAACAGAACGCGAAGAAATGCTGAGAAAGCCTGAGTGGTTAAAGATCCGTTTGCCAAAATCAAGTGAACGTATCGATGGCATTAAACAAGCAATGCGTAAGCACGGTTTACACTCTGTTTGTGAAGAAGCATCTTGCCCTAACCTGTCTGAGTGCTTTAATCACGGTACAGCAACCTTTATGATTTTAGGTGCAATTTGTACTCGCCGCTGTCCATTCTGTGATGTGGCCCATGGTCGTCCACTAAAACCTGATGCACAAGAGCCGGAAAAGCTTGCGCTTACGATTAAAGACATGAAGTTAAGCTACGTTGTTATTACCTCTGTTGACCGTGATGACTTGCGCGACGGTGGTGCACAACACTTTGCCGACTGTATTCGCGAGATCCGTAAGCACAATCCAGGTATTACAATCGAAATTCTCGTACCTGATTTCCGTGGTCGTATGGATAGAGCGCTTGAAATCTTAAGCGAAACCCCACCGGATGTATTCAACCATAACCTTGAAACAGCACCAAGACTTTACAAACTAGCGCGTCCGGGTGCCGATTATAAGTGGTCACTTGAATTGCTACGCCGCTTTAAAGAAATGCACCCAGAAGTGAGAACTAAATCTGGCTTGATGGTTGGACTAGGCGAGGAAATCTCTGAAATTGAAGAAGTATTAAGAGACTTGCGCGAGCATAACGTAGATATGCTTACCGTAGGCCAGTACCTACAACCTTCAAAGCACCACTTACCAGTCAAACGCTACGTGCCACCAGTTGAGTTTGATGGGCTAAAAGAATATGCCGACGAGATAGGCTTTAGCCACGCCGCTTGCGGACCATTTGTGCGCTCTAGCTACCATGCAGATCAGCAAGCCGCGGGTAAAGAAGTAAAATAA
- the lipB gene encoding lipoyl(octanoyl) transferase LipB: MESRKLIVRQLGLCSYEPIWHKMQSFTDERDDTTADEIWLVEHEPVFTQGQAGKEEHVLAPGDIPVVKVDRGGQVTYHGPGQQMLYVLLNLRRLKIGVRELVTWLEESIIDSLKEYGIEAYAKADAPGVYVNDSKIASLGLRVRRGCSFHGLALNVNMDLGPFLRINPCGYAGMNMVQSSEINGPQTVADAGAGLVKHMLKRINAEHVEYTEGFENV, from the coding sequence ATGGAATCTCGTAAGTTAATTGTGCGCCAACTCGGCCTTTGTAGTTACGAGCCAATTTGGCACAAAATGCAATCTTTTACCGATGAGCGTGATGACACCACAGCGGATGAAATCTGGCTGGTGGAACATGAGCCTGTTTTTACACAAGGTCAAGCTGGTAAAGAAGAGCATGTCTTGGCGCCCGGTGATATTCCTGTCGTAAAAGTGGACCGCGGTGGTCAAGTTACCTATCACGGTCCAGGGCAACAAATGCTTTATGTATTGCTCAACTTACGACGATTGAAAATAGGGGTACGTGAACTCGTCACTTGGCTAGAAGAAAGTATAATCGACTCCCTAAAAGAATATGGGATAGAAGCTTACGCTAAAGCCGATGCGCCGGGTGTATACGTCAACGATAGCAAGATAGCATCTCTTGGACTTAGAGTCCGCCGTGGCTGCTCGTTTCATGGTCTCGCACTCAACGTTAATATGGACCTTGGTCCATTTTTACGAATAAACCCGTGTGGTTATGCGGGCATGAATATGGTGCAAAGTAGCGAAATTAATGGACCTCAAACCGTCGCTGATGCGGGGGCTGGTCTGGTAAAACACATGCTAAAACGCATTAATGCTGAGCATGTCGAATACACTGAAGGGTTTGAAAACGTATGA
- the ybeD gene encoding DUF493 family protein YbeD, with product MVKPVKNTKFDEYLEFPCPFTFKIMGLANVDLTDQILTKLQVIAPGDYAPKVKPSSKGTYEAVSLVVTVTSKEHIEQIYTEIGGIEDVRYIL from the coding sequence GTGGTAAAACCAGTTAAAAATACTAAGTTTGATGAATACTTAGAATTTCCTTGCCCATTTACATTCAAGATTATGGGCCTTGCAAATGTCGATTTGACGGATCAGATCCTAACTAAACTGCAGGTTATTGCACCGGGTGATTATGCACCAAAGGTTAAACCAAGCAGCAAAGGCACCTATGAAGCCGTATCTCTTGTCGTTACCGTAACCAGCAAAGAGCATATCGAGCAGATTTATACCGAGATCGGTGGCATCGAAGACGTCCGTTACATCCTGTAG
- a CDS encoding serine hydrolase, with protein MTSIKPKIVKKVLGLVCTFSIMSASAQIIPSPPQINAKGYFLVDFTTGKVIAEGEADTKLAPASLTKMMTSYVIGTEIAAGNISPSDQVTISEKAWAKNFPGSSVMFIEVGKQVSVDDLNHGIIIQSGNDACVAMAEHIAGSESAFADLMNAHAEKLGMTNTHFINSHGLDTDEHYTTPRDMATLGAALIRDVPDEYALYKKKSFSYNGIKQYNRNSLLWDASLEVDGIKTGHTSDAGYSLVTSAVKDDMRLVAVVMGTESERARKVESKKLLNYGFRFFETITPYQAGDAFADQRVWMGNKETVSLGIMEDTPITIPRGQSKNLKANFELDKTLEAPLAKGTKVGTLFLQLEGEDVAQYPLVTLEEIQEGGFFSKIYDYLRLQISQ; from the coding sequence ATGACTTCTATCAAACCAAAAATCGTTAAAAAAGTCCTTGGACTGGTGTGCACTTTCTCTATTATGAGTGCCAGCGCACAAATTATTCCTTCGCCGCCGCAAATCAATGCGAAAGGCTATTTCCTTGTGGACTTCACAACTGGAAAAGTGATTGCTGAGGGCGAAGCGGATACTAAGCTAGCGCCAGCAAGTTTAACCAAAATGATGACCAGCTATGTTATTGGTACCGAAATCGCTGCAGGTAACATTAGCCCATCAGATCAAGTCACTATTAGTGAAAAAGCGTGGGCTAAGAATTTTCCTGGTTCGTCGGTGATGTTTATCGAAGTAGGTAAGCAGGTCAGTGTTGATGACTTAAACCATGGGATCATTATTCAATCAGGCAACGATGCTTGTGTTGCAATGGCCGAGCACATTGCTGGCAGCGAAAGTGCGTTTGCCGATCTGATGAATGCACATGCTGAAAAACTGGGGATGACTAATACCCACTTTATTAACAGTCATGGTTTAGATACTGATGAGCATTACACCACCCCAAGAGACATGGCAACACTCGGGGCGGCACTTATTCGTGATGTACCTGATGAATACGCTTTGTACAAGAAAAAGTCTTTTTCATACAACGGTATAAAGCAATATAACCGTAACTCACTACTTTGGGATGCAAGCCTCGAAGTGGATGGCATTAAAACAGGCCACACCTCGGATGCAGGCTACAGCCTAGTTACTTCAGCGGTTAAAGACGATATGCGTCTTGTTGCGGTAGTCATGGGCACAGAAAGTGAGCGTGCACGTAAAGTTGAGAGCAAAAAGCTACTTAACTACGGCTTCCGTTTCTTTGAAACCATTACTCCATACCAAGCTGGTGACGCTTTTGCCGATCAGCGTGTGTGGATGGGTAACAAAGAAACCGTATCGCTGGGCATTATGGAAGACACTCCTATTACTATTCCACGCGGTCAAAGTAAGAATTTAAAGGCTAACTTTGAGTTAGATAAAACACTCGAAGCACCTCTGGCGAAAGGCACTAAAGTTGGTACTTTGTTCTTACAGCTTGAAGGTGAAGACGTAGCACAATACCCGCTAGTTACACTTGAAGAGATCCAAGAAGGTGGATTCTTCAGCAAGATCTACGACTATCTACGTTTACAGATCTCGCAATAA
- a CDS encoding septal ring lytic transglycosylase RlpA family protein, whose product MTVRITLISKLILVFALLSMLSACGSRYHIRHDKAPLREPTELEMQDAIVTNEKKSVSANRPYTVLGKRYTPISDEHGYQQQGIASWYGRKFHGYHTSNGEIFNMFDMTAAHKTLPLPSFAKVTNLDNGRSAIVRINDRGPFHDDRLIDLSYAAAYKLGYHLQGTARVKVEAITLSRESPRLTYVQVAAGSKLENIQLLAGQLKQELGLGTPITFENNLYKLRVGPITDDNQAQSLLKTLQQGQFSRAFLLYSEQEL is encoded by the coding sequence ATGACTGTTCGTATTACTCTGATTTCAAAATTGATTTTAGTATTTGCCCTGTTAAGCATGCTAAGCGCTTGCGGTAGTCGTTATCATATTCGTCATGACAAAGCGCCACTGCGCGAGCCTACCGAACTGGAAATGCAGGATGCCATTGTCACCAACGAGAAAAAGAGCGTCAGTGCCAATCGCCCCTACACTGTTCTTGGAAAACGTTACACGCCAATTTCGGACGAACATGGGTATCAACAACAAGGCATTGCCTCGTGGTATGGCCGAAAATTCCATGGCTACCACACCTCCAATGGTGAAATTTTTAATATGTTCGATATGACAGCAGCACATAAAACGCTGCCACTCCCTAGCTTTGCTAAAGTAACAAACTTAGACAACGGACGCTCTGCCATCGTTAGAATTAACGACCGAGGTCCGTTCCATGACGATAGACTAATCGACCTCTCTTATGCGGCTGCCTACAAGCTAGGCTATCACCTTCAGGGTACAGCGCGCGTTAAGGTCGAAGCCATTACTCTATCGCGCGAGTCTCCAAGGCTAACTTATGTACAAGTTGCTGCTGGCAGTAAACTTGAGAATATACAGTTATTAGCAGGTCAGTTAAAACAAGAGCTGGGGTTAGGTACACCCATCACGTTTGAAAACAACCTGTACAAGCTTAGAGTCGGCCCTATTACCGACGACAATCAAGCACAATCTTTACTAAAAACCTTACAACAAGGTCAATTTAGTCGTGCTTTCTTGCTTTACAGTGAGCAGGAACTTTAG